GGCCATAGGAATATCGTCCACCCGGCAGAGTCCCGTGATCACTCCATCGCGAAGCCCTGTGCTGGCTTGGGTTTCTCGCAGGCGATCGGCATAGGCGCGTCGGTCTTTGAATCCGAGTGGGTCGGTGGGAGTCAGATCTTCGTCGAGAGGTTCAAAGCTGCCTTCGTCAGCAATGATCGCGATCCGCTCAGCACTGAAGATGCGGTGGTGATAGCTGCAGTTGCCGCAGACGCTTGCGTTGGCGAGAAGGTCTTTGCGATAGACCACCTGGGAGCATTCAGGACATTTGCTCCAGAGACCATCACCCTCTTCGGGTTCCTGAGCGACCTTGACCACGGACTGACCCTTGCGGCGATCAGCGAACCAGTCGAAAAGAGACACGGGGACGATCCAGACCAGCCCATTAAAAGACGGACTGGGCCGAGAACCATGCCACCGGGACTTTTCGTCTATTTCAGGAGCGTTTTCAAATCGAAATTGATCGTTTTTGTTCTCTTAGTTCTGTTCACAGTCAGTCTTAAAAACGAGCAACGAAAACAATTGACTGGTGCGTAACATTTGTCACTTGAGTGGCTTAAATGCAGTGGTTTTTAATCTTTGCTCTAGGACCCACTTGCAGTTGCATGCCTATAAAAAATTATTGGCCTTTTTTTGATGGCATCTCATACATCGGCAATCAATGAACATCTTGCCCTTGAGTTTCAGGCAAGTCATACATATCTCGCGATGTCGATTTGGCTGAGAGAAAGAGATCTGATTGGTTTTTCCAGTTATATGCTCAATAAGAGCACTGAAGAACGAGGGCATGCCTCAAGGTTCATTGCCTACCTTGTTGACAGTGAGTGCAATGTTCAGTTGCCAACCATCGATTCACCTGAGAGGGAGTGGCAATCTGTTAAAGCACTTTTTGACAAGGTGTATGAGATGGAAAAAACTGTCACTAAGTCAATCAATAACATCTATACACTTTCAGAAAATGAAGGGGACAGGACTGCCACAGCCATGCTCGATTGGTTTGTGGGTGAGCAGTTGCAGGAAGAATCTGAAGCTCGATTTGTTCTGAAAAGATTGCGCTTGGCTGATTCCAGTCCAGCTGCATTGATTTTGCTTGATCAGCAGTTCCTCGATGGAACTCTGCTTGCCAATGTCAAAGCAGGAGGAGCTTTTGATATTGCAGGTGCTGGCGGTCGACCTGCGGTCTGATCTCCAGCACCTACTTAGCTCTTTCATGGTCCGATCAGTGTTACCCACTGACTCCACCACCATTCAGGGCCCATCAACCAGACCAGCCAGATGCCTACGGCAATGAAAGGACCGAACGGAAAGGGCTCTCTGGGCTTCAGGCGCCCGGTAATTCGGCCTGCAACCCCGAACAATGCTCCTGAGATCACAGCGATCCCCATCGCTACGCCCAGCCCAGCCAGACCCAGCCAGGCTCCAGCCATCGCTGCCAGTTTGGCGTCTCCCAAGCCCAGAGCAGGTTGTCCAACCAATCGTTCGGCCAGAGCACTGAGAGCTTCCAGCACCAGTAATCCCGCTGCTGACGCCAGCAGATGATTGAACAGAAGACTTCCGTCTGTCTGCTGATCTGAAAAGGCTGCAACAAGTCCCGTGGCCAACAGCCCGCTGATCACTCCAGCGCGGCAGATGGGTTCCGGCAGCCAAAGGTGATCGATGTCGATCAGCACCAGCGG
Above is a window of Synechococcus sp. BIOS-U3-1 DNA encoding:
- a CDS encoding ferritin, which encodes MASHTSAINEHLALEFQASHTYLAMSIWLRERDLIGFSSYMLNKSTEERGHASRFIAYLVDSECNVQLPTIDSPEREWQSVKALFDKVYEMEKTVTKSINNIYTLSENEGDRTATAMLDWFVGEQLQEESEARFVLKRLRLADSSPAALILLDQQFLDGTLLANVKAGGAFDIAGAGGRPAV
- a CDS encoding prepilin peptidase; its protein translation is MSILLLTGACVGSFINVVAWRLPREESVVWPGSHCPRCGCSVQWHDNIPVIGWLSLRGRCRSCNQPIAARYPVVEALSAGLWLSSAWAIGLGADSISADLVTTLVNLFGGVLLISLLIPLVLIDIDHLWLPEPICRAGVISGLLATGLVAAFSDQQTDGSLLFNHLLASAAGLLVLEALSALAERLVGQPALGLGDAKLAAMAGAWLGLAGLGVAMGIAVISGALFGVAGRITGRLKPREPFPFGPFIAVGIWLVWLMGPEWWWSQWVTLIGP